A stretch of the Ipomoea triloba cultivar NCNSP0323 chromosome 16, ASM357664v1 genome encodes the following:
- the LOC116008011 gene encoding probable transcription factor KAN4, translating into MEPVDNANEGQKTSTTKLDWTKELHYKFLDVVNILGGIRGKDTVPNTILELMNEPGLTRAQVASHLQKCRENKGNGWQRRNKLVRHNEQYENLIQQSYQLDASSSYSSNDGVFSSDPDESMFYSMQNEPCWTCHAMQWGIITAHHIIHTHHKSDNNNLQCNFSQRLIFILILNQLWNYRLSTTTTLLNKIVRVAIIW; encoded by the exons ATGGAGCCGGTAGATAATGCTAATGAAGGACAAAAGACCTCCACTACAAAGCTTGACTGGACAAAAGAACTCCACTACAAATTCCTGGATGTGGTCAATATTCTAGGCGGCATTAGGG GTAAAGATACCGTACCAAATACTATTTTGGAACTCATGAATGAGCCCGGATTAACGAGGGCACAAGTTGCTAGCCATTTGCAG AAATGTCGAGAAAACAAGGGAAATGGATGGCAACGGAGAAACAAACTTGTGAGACATAATGAGCAGTATGAGAACCTTATCCAACAAAGTTATCAACTAGATGCTTCATCATCCTATAGTAGCAACGATGGTGTATTCTCGTCTGATCCAGATGAATCAATGTTTTATTCCATGCAAAATGAACCGTGCTGGACATGCCATGCAATGCAATGGGGAATCATAACAGCTCATCATATCATTCATACTCACCACAAGTCGGACAACAACAATTTACAGTGCAATTTTTCTCAGAGACTGATATTTATTCTAATCTTGAACCAATTATGGAATTACCGACTTTCAACCACGACAACATTATTGAACAAGATTGTTCGGGTGGCAATCATATGGTag
- the LOC116007939 gene encoding uncharacterized protein LOC116007939: protein MGGRSSNRTTGAVLKMFIISWTVELHFRLLVAIMFLGDNEEVVVPSKVLEVMMNDERSRDILKAMNVQKLTREHVASHLQKLRRFLYSESSRVNKFARWHRVDDRIWQGHEEIKRRQLVKPPPNSSPRLRRRLDVVPLSTTEQDESMVCSTSSSITITNTNNTNNNNNNNNNVSTIPSFGDNNVVAAAGNYDTQTMAASFGHNMISVAATPPIYNNIGLGQHLTPDFIYNNINQEQGFGEICQLQGINYDISGLDLSSLDGLNKGFQDWKEKDWLWP, encoded by the exons ATGGGTGGTCGGAGCAGTAACAGAACTACTGGCGCAGTATTGAAGATGTTCATCATCAGCTGGACAGTTGAACTTCACTTCAGATTGTTGGTGGCCATTATGTTTCTAGGCGATAACG AAGAAGTTGTCGTGCCAAGTAAAGTTTTGGAGGTGATGATGAATGATGAAAGGAGCAGGGATATTTTGAAGGCCATGAATGTGCAGAAATTAACCAGGGAACACGTCGCCAGCCATTTGCAG aaGCTTCGTCGATTCTTATATAGCGAAAGCAGTAGGGTGAATAAATTTGCGAGATGGCATCGTGTGGATGACCGTATTTGGCAGGGGCATGAGGAAATCAAACGCCGCCAACTAGTCAAACCGCCGCCCAATAGTAGCCCCCGCCTTCGCCGCCGCCTTGATGTTGTCCCTTTGTCGACCACCGAGCAAGATGAATCAATGGTTTGCTCTACCTCTAGCTCTATCACCATCACCAACACCAacaacactaataataataataataataataataatgtttcgACGATACCGAGTTTCGGAGACAACAACGTTGTTGCCGCCGCAGGAAACTACGACACCCAAACTATGGCGGCTTCTTTTGGCCACAATATGATTTCTGTAGCAGCAACGCCTCCAATCTATAACAATATTGGACTTGGACAACATCTCACTcctgattttatatataataatattaatcag gaacaGGGATTTGGAGAAATATGTCAGCTGCAAGGAATTAATTACG ATATTTCTGGGCTAGATTTATCTAGTTTGGATGGCTTAAACAAAGGATTTCAAGACTGGAAAGAAAAAGATTGGTTGTGGCCTTAA